In the Syngnathus scovelli strain Florida chromosome 8, RoL_Ssco_1.2, whole genome shotgun sequence genome, one interval contains:
- the tbc1d4 gene encoding TBC1 domain family member 4 isoform X3: MKLSYQEVGLDSQELQALWEKKLTAPGRTTVRQDQEDLYRALCQGVPKSRRGEVWLLLCHQHRLSRRHTQRQQAADTPYRDLLKQLTAQQHAILVDLGRTFPNVEYFSTQLGAGQLSLYNLLKAYSLLDTEVGYCQGVSFVAGVLLLHMSEEQAFDTLKFLMYDLGVRRQYKPDMISLQIQMYQLSRLLHDYHRDLYNHLEEYEICPSLYAAPWFLTLFASQFPLGFVSRVFDFLFVQGTEVIFKVALCLLSNHQGEIVECDSFESIVDYLKTTLPSLTQVQMELTIAQVTEMDISKQLHAYEVEYHVLQDEVADGGATPNDSERLDKLEKTNAQLKKQNMELLEKLQAARQKIQTLETNVENFLSRESKLKHVIRTLEQERSTHQKTIERMRSCLPSDVLTDVEMTHIKTPAAPAPDAKAKTCAKKP, encoded by the exons ATGAAGCTGAGCTACCAGGAAGTGGGCCTGGACTCCCAGGAGCTGCAGGCCTTGTGGGAGAAAAAACTGACGGCACCGGGCAGAACCACCGTGCGGCAGGATCAGGAGGATCTCTACCGTGCACTCTGCCAAG GTGTTCCCAAAAGTCGTCGCGGGGAGGTATGGTTGCTGCTCTGCCACCAGCACCGCTTGTCTCGCAGACATACTCAGCGCCAGCAAGCTGCTGACACGCCATACAGAGATCTGTTGAAGCAGCTCACCGCACAGCAGCACGCCATTCTGGTGGATTTAG GTCGGACTTTCCCCAACGTCGAGTACTTCTCAACCCAGCTGGGTGCTGGACAACTTTCTCTCTACAACCTGCTCAAAGCCTACTCTCTGCTGGACACTGAG GTGGGCTACTGTCAGGGCGTCAGCTTTGTGGCTGGCGTGCTGCTGCTACACATGAGCGAGGAGCAGGCCTTCGACACACTCAAGTTCCTCATGTATGACCTTGGCGTCAGACGCCAGTACAAGCCCGACATGATCTCTCTGCAG ATCCAGATGTACCAGCTCTCCAGATTGCTGCACGACTACCACCGTGACTTGTACAATCACCTGGAGGAGTACGAAATCTGCCCAAGCCTGTATGCCGCGCCGTGGTTCCTCACGCTTTTTGCCTCGCAGTTCCCCCTTGGCTTTGTCTCACGCGTCTTTG acttTTTGTTTGTCCAGGGCACAGAGGTCATCTTCAAAGTAGCCCTGTGCCTACTTAGCAACCACCAGGGGGAGATAGTGGAATGCGATAGCTTTGAAAGCATTGTAGACTACCTGAAGACTACTCTTCCCAGCCTCACACAGGTTCAGATGGAGCTGACCATTGCTCAG GTAACGGAGATGGACATCTCCAAGCAGCTGCATGCGTACGAGGTGGAGTATCACGTGCTgcaagacgaggtggccgacGGCGGTGCTACGCCCAACGACTCGGAACGCTTGGACAAGTTGGAGAAGACCAACGCGCAGCTCAAGAAGCAGAACATGGAGCTGCTGGAGAAACTTCAG GCAGCCCGGCAGAAGATCCAAACCTTGGAAACCAACGTGGAGAATTTCCTGTCCCGTGAGAGTAAGTTGAAGCACGTGATCCGCACGCTGGAGCAGGAGAGATCTACTCACCAGAAGACCATCGAGCGCATGCGCTCTTGCCTCCCGTCTGATGTTCTCACCGACGTAGAGATGACCCACATCAAGACGCCGGCAGCGCCGGCACCCGACGCAAAAGCCAAAACCTGTGCCAAGAAGCCTTGA
- the tbc1d4 gene encoding TBC1 domain family member 4 isoform X4 has product MFNATTTSCLTSLEDTRHLCRTIQMYQLSRLLHDYHRDLYNHLEEYEICPSLYAAPWFLTLFASQFPLGFVSRVFDFLFVQGTEVIFKVALCLLSNHQGEIVECDSFESIVDYLKTTLPSLTQVQMELTIAQVTEMDISKQLHAYEVEYHVLQDEVADGGATPNDSERLDKLEKTNAQLKKQNMELLEKLQAARQKIQTLETNVENFLSRESKLKHVIRTLEQERSTHQKTIERMRSCLPSDVLTDVEMTHIKTPAAPAPDAKAKTCAKKP; this is encoded by the exons ATGTTTAACGCTACCACAACTTCCTGTTTAACGTCTCTTGAGGACACAAGGCACCTGTGCAGGACG ATCCAGATGTACCAGCTCTCCAGATTGCTGCACGACTACCACCGTGACTTGTACAATCACCTGGAGGAGTACGAAATCTGCCCAAGCCTGTATGCCGCGCCGTGGTTCCTCACGCTTTTTGCCTCGCAGTTCCCCCTTGGCTTTGTCTCACGCGTCTTTG acttTTTGTTTGTCCAGGGCACAGAGGTCATCTTCAAAGTAGCCCTGTGCCTACTTAGCAACCACCAGGGGGAGATAGTGGAATGCGATAGCTTTGAAAGCATTGTAGACTACCTGAAGACTACTCTTCCCAGCCTCACACAGGTTCAGATGGAGCTGACCATTGCTCAG GTAACGGAGATGGACATCTCCAAGCAGCTGCATGCGTACGAGGTGGAGTATCACGTGCTgcaagacgaggtggccgacGGCGGTGCTACGCCCAACGACTCGGAACGCTTGGACAAGTTGGAGAAGACCAACGCGCAGCTCAAGAAGCAGAACATGGAGCTGCTGGAGAAACTTCAG GCAGCCCGGCAGAAGATCCAAACCTTGGAAACCAACGTGGAGAATTTCCTGTCCCGTGAGAGTAAGTTGAAGCACGTGATCCGCACGCTGGAGCAGGAGAGATCTACTCACCAGAAGACCATCGAGCGCATGCGCTCTTGCCTCCCGTCTGATGTTCTCACCGACGTAGAGATGACCCACATCAAGACGCCGGCAGCGCCGGCACCCGACGCAAAAGCCAAAACCTGTGCCAAGAAGCCTTGA